In Vicia villosa cultivar HV-30 ecotype Madison, WI linkage group LG7, Vvil1.0, whole genome shotgun sequence, the DNA window TTGGTGACACCATTCACGGATATGTTGGTtgctttaaagaaaaaaaaactaccaGGAGCATCTCTGGCTGCTAGAGCATCACTATTATGGGCACAAAATCATGTTGATGAAGATTGGAAAGTTTGGAACTCAAAATTAAACTGAATTGTATTTTCACATTTATCTCTCTTTTTTACAATTTAGAGATTCATCATTTGCTTGTAACATTTTTATACCTCAACTGTAACAATAAAAAGAACTTCTAACAGATTTTGATTTTGCATTCACAATTTCTTTTTGATGCTATACAAACATATTGTAACTGAACATGGTGATTATAATGGAAGAGAATTATGAAACTCAATCCACCCCGACAGGAGCGTCGAACACGAAAGAGACAAACAAATAATGTTATGAGAGACAGTCACGAAAGAGACAAACAAATAATGTTATGAGAGACAGTACATTTTCACAATCTATATGCATCTTTTAAATAGAAGACTCAGAGATACTTTGTAAAGACGGCCGCCATGACTTTGGTCTTGGTGCAGCCGGTTTTACAGGTGCTGCTACCTTTAGCCTCTGTCTGTCTGCTCTCATTGCCTGAAATTTGTGATGCAGTTATAGCATCAGTTCTAACTAACCAAAACAGCAAATCCAAAACCAAAAAAATGACTGTTGAAgataagtaacagaaccaaacctGATACATCTTTCCTGTGTTCAACATCCCTTCACTCTCACAAGCTGAACTTTCCTTTTCCAGCTCCTCAATTTCCTCACCCTCCTCTGTCTTTCCATGTGTCCTCCTCTTCTTTGCTTTCAATACCTTCTCAACCTCTTCAAACCAAAAAAATACACCCATTTTTCAGAAACACACCAAAAGCATGAAGGAAGAAAAAACACAATGAAAAAAAGGAACTACCTTGAGCTGTGATGAGCCTATAAGCATGGCCTAATGTGAGAGTATCATCTGGCTTAAGCAATTTAACACGAGTGAAAAGCACaggcttcttcttctcctcctcaCTCTCCTCATGATTAGTATTTTCTCCTTGTGGCAATGGCATGATCAGTGATACATAATGACCAGGATTAGCCTTCATGACATAACTTGCACTCACTGACCAATACAATCTCTCTATCTTTCCACTAGGGTGCTGGATCACTAGTGCAGCAGCATCCACAGTTTGACAATTCCCCATTTCCACTCTTTCACAAACTCAACAAAAAAATATGAAAGTTTGCTCCAATGAGAGAGGTATATAGCACCCAAGAGGGTCTTTTCTAAGGGCTTCTCAACTAACTTATGGTTGTTATGAAAGTCAATTTAAAGCCAAGTTTACATCACTATAGGTGGTGTATAGAAGAAGAATTATTGATTGGTGAGCGTGTATTAATAATTTATTGAATCTAGTATAGTAAAATAATGTGACaagtattattatattatatgtttGAAGATGATGACTAATCGGAACCGGCACGGGCCTATGAAGAGGGTGTAAGTGCCACGTGGAGAGAGGAGAAAGGTATGTTATTGGAAGGATTCAGTGGAATATGTTGAGGGGGTCAAGGATTTTAGATTAGATGTATGGTAAGGtatggttttttattattaattaaaaaggaTTGTTAACAAAAAGACAAATTATCATAGGTTTAAAGAATGTgagttaattatattaattttttgtgCATGCAAGATGAGGGAAGAAATTGGTAGTTTAGGGTAAAGGTTAAAATGTGAGcttcaaattatttaaaaaaatattggcgCAAAATTAAAAATACTACCTTTATTAATTTTAGGATCGGAAGGATTCTGAATTAAAGATTATTTTAAGAAAGTTGAAGTTTGCAATGTCTCTTATGCTGACATGTGCAAATTATATACTGGTCTGGACGATGCTTAAAGgagtatattttttttatcttagagTGGAAAGTGACTTTAAGATACTAATCGACACGAGTTTGAGTGTACGTTATCTTATGTTTCACATTCAAATGAGTTTGAGTGTACGTTATCTTATAGTTTACATTCAAATGTTTTTAGTCCATTCTTTTGGATTTCGTTCATGACTATAATGTGATGTATTGATCTTATCTTAAGATGTGAATATTTAATCAAGTTGATTTCGGTGCAGTTAAAGATGCTTTTATCATTCTTTTGGATTTCGTCCATGACTTCAGTGTGACGTCTTGATCTTATCTTGAGATGTGAATATTTAATCAAGTTGATTTCAATGCATTGAGAGATGATTTTCCATTATTTTGGATTTCGTTCATGACTTCGGTATGACGTCTTGATCTTATCTTGAGATGTGAAGATTTAATCAAATTGATTTCAATGTACTTAGAGAtgctttttcattcttttggatTTCGTTCATGACTTCAGTGTGACGTCTTAATCTTATCTTGAGATGTGAACATTTAATCAAGTTGATTTCGGTGCACTTAGGGATGTTTTTTCCATTCTTTTGGTTTCGTTTATAACTTTGGTGTGACGTCTTGATTTTGTCTTTAGATGTGAACGTTTAATCAAAGTTGATTTCTGTACGCTTGGAgatgtttttttatttcttttagatTTTGTTCATAACTTCAATGTGACATCTTGATCTTATCTTGAGATGTGAACATTTAATCAAATTTAATCAAGTTAATTTCAATGCATTTACATATGCTTTTTTTTTTCACTTGTGAATTTCGTTCATGACTTCAGTGTGACGTCTTGGTCTTATCTTAAGATGTCATTATTTAATCAAGTACATTTCGATGCACTTAAAgatatttcttctattttttttttaatttcgttCACGACTTCAGTGTGACATCTTGATTTATCTTGAGatgtgattattattttttttttgaaaacagagatGTGATTATTTAATCAAGTTGATTCATGTGCATTTACAAATTCTTTTGGGTTTCATTCATGACTTTAGTGTGATGTCTTGATCTTATCTTGATATATGTTCATCTAATCAAGTTAATTTTTGTGCATTTAGAAAACTAATTCAATTATCTATTATTTTCATATTCGACTCAACTTCTAATTCATCCATCTTTCATACTAAATTTAAGGACCAATATAAACATTCTATGTTGAGTTTACAACCTAAGCTTAGTATTTTGACCAAAATTTAAACTGTAATTGAAAGTGATTTCAATAAGTGTACTAAATCATATCAAATAATAATCAGTGGACCATTGAGTATACTTCATCTCCGAACGTGTATTTGATATGTTTCGGAGATGTATATCCAAAAATGCCATTAATACTTCTAGACAGAAACATAGATAATATGAGCAAGATCTAGAA includes these proteins:
- the LOC131620506 gene encoding uncharacterized protein LOC131620506, encoding MGNCQTVDAAALVIQHPSGKIERLYWSVSASYVMKANPGHYVSLIMPLPQGENTNHEESEEEKKKPVLFTRVKLLKPDDTLTLGHAYRLITAQEVEKVLKAKKRRTHGKTEEGEEIEELEKESSACESEGMLNTGKMYQAMRADRQRLKVAAPVKPAAPRPKSWRPSLQSISESSI